The following are encoded together in the Plasmodium brasilianum strain Bolivian I chromosome 10, whole genome shotgun sequence genome:
- a CDS encoding deoxyribodipyrimidine photo-lyase: protein MNEIETIMKNDNDGKIEVLTEHSKKKKYLNSLYREDNRTHTQTQEISTCHSLSDGKKTNEHILKESITKILPKEKTYNQMEKINEQSEGGNAELSQYTCAKKTQSEKLMNEKVNVDASTVNMHTEEHIIYINKQNERENNSIDGCTKIAKLVGKEKSTNDKKDGSTNVQCKSGSINAQCKSGSMNAQCKSGSMNAQCKNDSMNVSGKRGCINVNGKESGLYEDSHITHETNSSRTPRTYTKYVGKKEGKDTAFVKHNRNCNIPSMAKSTKRENILIHKDEKKKKNPYETSKENKLNVLTKRVRCLTIFENSKDLPKENSNKNYSKNNTSEQQDDPNLDKEKNKKKHVLLLLTRDFRVNDNWSVIYAYEIAKKKRSNLLACTYINRKEQFTHRYIDIKLKVLKHLEENLKKVNIPFYVLPIYMIDELMEFLRIQQINTIVCDFHPLEEQKNFIQNLSYLAVKKKIKVFQVDSHNIIPLWLTSKNEECSARTIRPKIQNLLPTFLIEYINVEFFDQNFIFPQSFVIDDVIKKLTVFKSCSVLPNFVCTEKKAHEILDNFCKKKLDKYNAKKNDPNSDSYTLLLPYINFGILSAQRCVLEVNKYAYNFPSINTVSGKESFNDDIIMRKELADNYCYYNKNYDNFNGGKEWAKESLKKHDADKREHLYDYDDFKNAKTHNDIWNCCQLQLINEGIIHEFLKMYWAKKILNWSENSKTALKYAIKLNEEFAIDGKTSNGYVAIMWSIMGVHDQSWNERTVFGKVRYMNYNGCKRNFDINMYMSKYPKGKENALIVQKIPTMTFTNYIKKRKNSTIVTNTEKTNEKQKKRSLTSGTHKH from the exons ATGAACGAAATAGAAACAATAATGAAAAACGACAATGACGGAAAAATAGAAGTTCTGACGGAgcattcaaaaaaaaagaaatatttaaattctttGTACAGAGAAGATAATAGAACCCACACACAAACACAAGAGATATCCACCTGTCACTCACTATCAGatgggaaaaaaacaaatgaacatataCTAAAAGAAAGCATAACTAAAATTTTACCcaaagaaaaaacatataaccagatggaaaaaataaatgaacagtCGGAGGGGGGAAATGCAGAACTCAGTCAATACACTTGTGCAAAGAAAACACAGAGCGAGAAACTAATGAACGAAAAAGTAAATGTAGATGCATCTACAGTTAATATGCACACAGAGGagcatattatatatataaacaaacagAATGAACGGGAAAATAACAGCATTGATGGGTGCACCAAAATAGCTAAGTTGGTCGGTAAAGAGAAGAGTACGAACGATAAAAAGGATGGAAGCACGAATGTGCAATGCAAGAGCGGCAGCATAAATGCACAGTGCAAGAGCGGCAGCATGAATGCACAGTGCAAGAGCGGCAGCATGAATGCACAGTGCAAGAACGATAGCATGAATGTTAGTGGAAAAAGAGGATGCATAAATGTGAATGGCAAGGAAAGCGGCTTATATGAGGATTCACATATAACACACGAAACGAACAGCAGTAGGACTCCCCGAACTTACACAAAATATGTCGGAAAGAAAGAAGGAAAGGATACAGCGTTCGTTAAACACAATAGGAACTGTAATATCCCATCGATGGCTAAGTCTACTAAGAGAGAGAATATACTAATACATAAGgacgaaaaaaagaaaaaaaatccGTATGAAACGTCTAAGGAGAATAAACTAAACGTTTTAACAAAAAGGGTTAGGTGTCTAactatttttgaaaattcgAAAGATTTACCCAAAGAGAATAGTAACAAGAACTACAGTAAGAATAACACATCAGAGCAACAAGATGATCCTAATTTggataaagaaaagaataagaAGAAGCATGTACTGTTACTCTTGACAAGAGATTTTAGAGTAAATGACAACTGGTCggttatatatgcatacgaaatagcaaaaaaaaaaagaagtaatttattagcatgtacatatattaatagaaaagAACAGTTTACTCATAGATACATAGATATAAAACTAAAGGTGTTGAAACATTtagaagaaaatttaaaaaaagtaaatattccattttatGTCTTACCAATATATATGATAGACGAGTTAATGGAATTTCTAAGAATACAACAAATTAACACGATCGTATGCGATTTTCATCCTTtagaagaacaaaaaaattttatacaaaatcTTTCCTATTTAgcagttaaaaaaaaaattaaagttttTCAAGTTGATTCTCATAATATCATTCCTTTATGGTTAACAtcgaaaaatgaagaatgcTCTGCAAGGACAATAAGACCTAAAATTCAAAATCTGCTACCTACTTTTCTAAtcgaatatataaatgtcgAATTTTTTGATCAGAATTTTATATTCCCTCAATCATTTGTTATAGAtgatgttattaaaaaacttACTGTTTTTAAATCATGTTCTGTGTTGCCAAATTTTGTATGTACAGAAAAAAAGGCACATGAAATTTTGGACAacttttgcaaaaaaaaattggacaAATATAACGCGAAGAAAAATGACCCCAACAGTGACTCATACACCTTGCTCTTGCCATACATAAATTTTGGAATTCTATCTGCACAGAG GTGTGTGCTGGAGGTTAACAAATACGCATACAATTTTCCTTCGATAAATACGGTAAGCGGAAAGGAGTCTTTCAATGATGACATAATAATGAGAAAGGAGCTAGCTGacaattattgttattacaataaaaattatgataattttaatgGGGGAAAGGAATGGGCAAAagaaagtttaaaaaaacatgatGCTGATAAAAGAGAACACCTATACGATTACGACGATTTTAAAAATGCGAAGACACACAATGATATATGGAATTGTTGTCAATTACAATTAATTAATGAAGGAATAATtcatgaatttttaaaaatgtactgggcaaaaaaaattctgaacTGGTCAGAAAATTCCAAAACTGCTCTAAAATATGCTATAAAATTAAACGAGGAATTTGCAATTGATGGAAAAACGTCGAATGGATATGTTGCAATTATGTGGTCCATTATGGGTGTACATGACCAAAGTTGGAATGAAAGAACAGTATTTGGTAAAGTTcgatatatgaattataatgGATGCAAAAGAAATTTTGATATTAACATGTATATGTCAAAATATCCAAAAGGGAAAGAAAACGCCTTAATTGTTCAGAAAATTCCAACCATGACATTTacaaattacataaaaaaaaggaaaaatagcACTATTGTAACAAATACGGagaaaacaaatgaaaaacagAAGAAGAGAAGCTTAACGAGTGGTACAcataaacattaa
- a CDS encoding mitochondrial import inner membrane translocase subunit TIM16 — MLPFRPLSQFVFQFLIITSTALGKAFIQAYKEIIKNKHNTHFIKEKYNSCMNVEEALNILNLDKNKIYKKLSKEELKSLKEEINNRHLVLNKLNEKSGPYNGSAYIQKKAQVAKEVLLQHLKLQ; from the exons atgttaccCTTTAGACCACTAAGTCAATTTGTTTTTCAGTTTTTGATTATAACATCTACAGCATTGGGCAAAGCGTTCATACAA GCATACAAAGAAATCATAAAGAACAAACACAACACACactttataaaagaaaagtataACTCTTGTATGAACGTTGAAGAAgctttaaatatattgaatttagacaaaaataaaatatataaaaagttaagTAAAGAGGAATTGAAGtcattaaaagaagaaataaataacagGCACCTTgttttaaacaaattaaatgaaaagagcGGACCATACAATGGTTCAGCttatatacagaaaaaaGCGCAGGTTGCAAAAGAAGTTTTGCTTCAGCATTTGAAGTTGCAATAA
- a CDS encoding GTP-binding protein YihA1, which translates to MISKSKLLLFKNKLASGGTVTPYLAKPFLNINFLNAEERPFWLSDKNVEKGHLIFSSKIIAYPVYVAQTIHKYNPSNIPQIAIFGRSNVGKSSLINALLNYRDVAQASKTPGRTRHLFVFNLMSYLSIVDLPGYGYAQVSKELRNNWSILIEEYLNKAKNLKRALCLIECTELFTPHDFVLLDMLITKRIPFQIIITKIDKLKAHELHNIMIKVLSIIENYKKKVKVFNESSSNKKGTTHIKKETYEFNINEYLFNVSSLKHFGIQELRANLSIIAMDSLNERNRRNNEVMK; encoded by the exons atgataagTAAATCGAAATTGTTGCTCTTCAAAAATAAGCTGGCTTCAGGAG GCACAGTAACACCTTATCTAGCCAAACCCTTTCttaacataaattttttaaacgCCGAGGAAAGACCCTTCTGGTTGAGTGACAAAAAT GTCGAAAAAggtcatttaatttttagttcAAAAATTATTGCATACCCTGTTTATGTAGCCCAAACAATTCACAAATACAATCCCTCCAACATCCCGCAA aTTGCCATATTTGGGAGATCCAACGTGGGCAAATCGAGCCTAATAAATGCTCTCCTCAATTATAGGGATGTTGCTCAGGCGTCTAAAACACCA GGCAGAACGAGGCACCTGTTCGTCTTCAACTTGATGAGTTACCTTTCTATTGTTGATCTGCCTGGTTACGGGTACGCACAGGTGTCGAAAGAATTACGAAATAATTGGTCCATATTAATAGAAGAGTATttaaataaagcaaaaaatttaaaacgtGCTTTATGTTTAATCGAGTGTACAGAATTGTTTACTCCACAtgattttgttttattagatatgctaataacaaaaagaattccatttcaaataataattaccaAGATTGACAAACTAAAA GCACACGAGTTGCATAATATAATGATTAAAGTCCTTTCCATcattgaaaattataaaaaaaaagtaaaagtatTTAATGagagtagtagtaataaaaagGGTACTACTCATATAAAGAAAGAAACGTATGAATtcaatataaatgaatacttGTTCAACGTTTCTAGTTTGAAGCATTTCGGCATTCAGGAGCTACGCGCAAATTTGAGTATAATAGCCATGGATAGCTTAAACGAGAGGAATAGAAGAAATAACGAAGTGATGAAGTGA
- a CDS encoding purine nucleoside phosphorylase — translation MSEPQRHIKLTKEQTTPIVLVVGDPGRVDKVKLLCDSYIDLAYNREYKSCECHYKGQKFLCVSHGVGSAGCAICFEELMNNGAKVIIRAGSCGSLQPGLMKRGDICICNAAVREDRVSHLLIYSDFPAVADYEVYATLNKCAQELNVPVFNGISLSSDLYYPHKIIPTRLEDYSKANVAVVEMEVATLMVMGTLRKVKTGGIFIVDGCPLKWDEGDFDNNLVPDRLENMIKISLNACAQLAKKY, via the coding sequence ATGAGTGAACCACAGAGgcatataaaattaacaaaggAACAAACGACCCCCATTGTTTTAGTAGTAGGTGATCCAGGTCGAGTTGAcaaagtaaaattattatgtgaTTCATATATTGATTTGGCATATAATAGAGAGTATAAAAGTTGTGAATGTCATTATAAAGGTCAGAAGTTTTTATGTGTAAGTCATGGAGTTGGATCAGCAGGTTGTGCAATATGTTTTGAAGAATTAATGAATAATGGAGCAAAAGTAATAATACGTGCAGGTTCTTGTGGTTCACTTCAACCTGGTTTAATGAAAAGAGgtgatatatgtatatgtaatgcTGCTGTAAGAGAAGATAGAGTTtctcatttattaatatattctgaTTTCCCAGCTGTTGCTGATTATGAAGTATATGCCACGTTAAATAAGTGCGCACAAGAATTGAATGTACCTGTATTCAATGGTATTAGCCTTTCATCAGACTTATATTATCCACATAAGATTATTCCAACAAGACTAGAAGATTATTCTAAGGCAAATGTGGCTGTTGTAGAAATGGAGGTTGCTACTCTCATGGTTATGGGTACAttaagaaaagtaaaaacagGTGGAATCTTCATTGTTGATGGTTGTCCTTTAAAATGGGATGAAGGAGATTTTGACAACAATTTAGTACCCGATAGGTTAGAAAATATGATTAAAATTTCTCTTAATGCGTGTGCACAATTGGCCAAAAAATATTAG
- a CDS encoding AKAP-like protein, with amino-acid sequence MNIRRSIYRCFSLYRVFIRSDYHYSNDNHYSYHYEYYSKYCNDNHNIISNTKSRLYTLQHNKMSHVRPNCFVCIPLNNNKVVTEELVKIQNHVITKYEMLKECIVEQNKFHISLLILYIKKSELEESRKAFHEAMKGIKKMNQMNICFDKLETFRNDVLYVSLKDESKNYIIDLIKILKESFEKRDIKIICNSKKSKRDDKKSKKNNKQGIKQNEDMHKINSSEEQITPHLTIMKNSYMKKIYMNKKPQIFPDYYSDFNLTKLMSEHLLPTKIQFLEMDIDSSTLYYKILEECNLS; translated from the coding sequence ATGAACATAAGAAGAAGCATTTACCGGTGTTTTAGCTTATATCGAGTTTTCATTAGAAGCGATTATCACTATAGTAATGATAATCATTACAGTTATCATTATGAGTACTATTCTAAGTATTGTAATGATAACCACAATATTATTAGCAATACGAAATCTAGGTTGTACACACTGCAGCACAACAAAATGAGCCATGTGAGGCCGAATTGTTTTGTATGCATTCCTctaaacaataataaagtaGTAACAGAAGAATTAGTGAAAATACAAAATCATGTTAttacaaaatatgaaatgtTAAAAGAATGTATagtagaacaaaataaatttcatatttctcttttaattttatatattaaaaaatcgGAATTGGAAGAATCCAGAAAAGCTTTTCATGAAGCTATGAAAGGAATTAAGAAAATGAATCAAATGAATATCTGTTTTGATAAATTAGAAACATTTCGTAATGATGTCTTATATGTTAGTTTAAAAGATGAGAGCAAAAACTATATAATAGATCttatcaaaattttaaaagagtcttttgaaaaaagagatataaaaattatatgtaatagtAAGAAAAGCAAGAGGGATGACAAAAAGAGCAAAAAGAATAACAAACAGgggataaaacaaaatgaagatatgcataaaataaatagttcAGAAGAACAGATTACTCCACATTTGACTATAATGAAAAACTCgtacatgaaaaaaatatatatgaacaaaaaaccACAAATTTTTCCAGATTATTATTCAGACTTcaatttaacaaaattaatgaGCGAACATTTATTGCCAACCAAAATTCAATTTCTTGAAATGGACATAGATTCATCAACACTATACTATAAAATACTAGAAGAATGTAATCTTTCATAA
- a CDS encoding orotate phosphoribosyltransferase: protein MKIEYSNASNLTDEDLYGKYVQLRKSIDMEKGTTHSDYIKEMKDLLMAVLLKYKAIKFGDFVLKSKRKSKYFFSSGVLNNIVSANIISFLIANLILTKNIPFDYLLGASYKGIPIVTLTSHFLFSSNKFANVFYLYDRKEKKEYGDKTAIVGNIDEQDTTIIDNGNTNHSKEKNVIIIDDVFTCGTALGEIINKLKCYHNLKVIAFIVLLNRNEYEINEMNEKVYFKDLFEQKFHIPLYSILSYNEDLEHIIG from the coding sequence atGAAAATAGAATACAGCAACGCAAGTAATTTAACAGATGAGGATTTATATGGCAAGTATGTACAGCTTCGTAAGAGCATAGATATGGAAAAGGGCACTACCCATAGTGACTACATTAAAGAAATGAAGGACTTATTAATGGCTgtccttttaaaatataaagctATAAAATTTGGCGATTTCGTTTTAAaatcaaaaagaaaatcgaaatattttttttcaagtggcgttcttaataatattgtttcagcaaatattatttcctttttaatagCTAACTTAATTTTGACAAAGAATATTCCTTTTGATTATTTACTTGGGGCATCTTATAAAGGAATTCCAATTGTTACTCTGACTAGCCATTTCTTATTTAGTTCCAATAAATTTgcaaatgttttttatttatatgatagaaaggaaaaaaaagaatatggTGATAAGACCGCTATTGTTGGAAATATAGATGAACAGGACACCACTATTATTGACAATGGTAATACTAATCatagtaaagaaaaaaatgtaataattattgATGATGTATTTACTTGTGGTACTGCTTTAggagaaataataaataaattgaaatGCTATCATAATTTGAAAGTTATAGCTTTTATTGTTCTTCTTAATAGAAAtgaatatgaaataaatgaaatgaatgaaaaagtttattttaaagatTTATTTGAGCAAAAATTTCATATCCCCCTGTACAGTATTCTTAGCTACAACGAGGACCTTGAGCATATCATTGGATAG
- a CDS encoding ras-related protein Rab-1B, whose product MNDSYDSLFKILLIGDSGVGKSCLLLRFADDTYTDSYISTIGVDFKIKTIEIDDKIIKLQIWDTAGQERFRTITSSYYRGAQGIIIVYDVTDRDSFNNVKNWIIEIEKYASEDVQKILIGNKIDLKNDRSVSYEEGKELADSCNIQFLETSAKIAHNVEQAFKTMAYEIKNKSQLENQQKGRTHINLNAKPVKDNKKKCC is encoded by the exons ATGAATGATAGCTA TGATAGcttattcaaaattttgttaattggAGATAGTGGTGTTGGGAAATCCTGTTTACTCCTTCGTTTTGCc gatGATACCTACACAGATAGTTACATTAGCACAATAGGAGTGGACttcaaaattaaaactaTAGAAATtgatgataaaataataaaattgcaaata tgGGATACAGCGGGACAGGAAAGGTTCAGAACAATAACATCATCATATTATAGAGGAGCGcaag GTATTATCATAGTATACGATGTGACAGATAGAGACAGTTTCAATAACGTCAAAAACTGGATAATTGAGATAGAAAA GTATGCTTCGGAGGATGTTCAAAAAATACTGATAGGGAATAAaatagatttaaaaaatgatcgAAGTGTAAGTTATGAAGAAGGAAAAGAATTAGCCGATAGTTGtaatattcaatttttagAAACCTCAGCTAAAATAGCCCATAATGTTGAACAGGCGTTTAAAACGATGgcatatgaaataaaaaataagtctCAACTTGAAAATCAGCAAAAAGGAAGGACACACATAAACTTGAACGCAAAACCAGTTaaggataataaaaaaaagtgttgctaa